One segment of Vidua macroura isolate BioBank_ID:100142 chromosome 24, ASM2450914v1, whole genome shotgun sequence DNA contains the following:
- the DDX20 gene encoding probable ATP-dependent RNA helicase DDX20, which produces MAAPREAAGRPRTRDVLLPGGPSDFGSLLLSPPVLAGLEAAGFHRPSPVQLKAIPLGRCGLDLIVQAKSGTGKTCVFATIALEAVLLESSATQILILAPTREIAVQIHAVITTIGIKMEGLECHVFIGGTPLSQDRSRLKRCHIAVGSPGRIKQLIELEYLSTASVRLLVLDEADKLLEEGSFQEQINWIYSSLPVNKQMLAVSATYPESLAAALTRYMREPTFVRLNPTDPALLGLKQYYKIVNSHPLPHKTFEEKTQHLQELFSKIPFNQALVFSNLHSRAQHLAEILTSRGFPAECISGNMNQNQRLDAMAKLKQFHCRVLISTDLTSRGIDAEKVNLVINLDVPLDWETYMHRIGRAGRFGTLGLAVTYCCRGEEENTMMKIAQKCNLQLLPLPEPIPPGMMEQLEDGQVEVKPAIPRGPVLTCDTVCPEPEQPVLQPVQNGFPNIPQPPSNLPRDNSSVERPKKTQKQKQIKKCTNPANVERNGAPQTSSCRTEQRNQVKPISRMDGQHSTQAPDEEALKNNLPKIPCLSSFKTQLTNPWSFSDFVEDYEYFIKEGSEREVEILRSYSGPGEQRGLPRNGDVEWEEMEHHPEAAADGAVSADSDGSESSRESFNSRATHSGSEAFPGTQEPRAVPPARRGRAALCPTPEKPREPSHGPRQNGVTKKVLKQNAKHKKSHKHQLSSPATSRSEEERSCSSWDDAPHEGWSSEEYWRCYYDAWQSYYAAMSHYSRSYWQFSCISAYHINSVYLQELLRDGD; this is translated from the exons atggcggcgcccaggGAGGCGGCGGGCCGGCCCCGCACCCGGGACGTGCTGCTGCCCGGCGGCCCCTCCGATTTCGGCTCTCTCCTGCTGTCGCCGCCGGTGCTGGCGGGGCTGGAGGCGGCCGGGTTCCATCGGCCGTCGCCGGTGCAGCTGAAGGCCATCCCGCTGGGGCGCTGCGGGCTGG ATCTCATCGTGCAGGCCAAGTCTGGCACCGGCAAGACCTGCGTGTTCGCCACCATCGCCCTGGAGGcggtgctgctggagagctccGCCACGCAG ATCCTGATCCTGGCTCCCACGAGGGAGATTGCTGTACAGATCCACGCCGTGATCACGACGATTGGCATAAAAATGGAAGGCTTGGAATGCCACGTGTTCATTGGAGGGACCCCTCTGAGCCAGGACAGAAGCAGGCTGAAGAGGTGCCACATAGCTGTGGGCTCCCCAG GGCGGATCAAGCAGCTGATCGAGCTGGAGTACCTGAGCACGGCCAGCGTGCGGCTCCTGGTGCTGGACGAGGCGGAcaagctgctggaggagggcagCTTCCAGGAGCAGATCAA CTGGATCTACTCCTCACTGCCAGTCAATAAGCAGATGCTGGCAGTCTCGGCCACCTACCCCGAGtccttggctgctgctctcaccaGGTACATGAGGGAGCCCACGTTCGTGAGGCTGAACCCCACGGACCCAGCCCTCCTTG ggctgaaGCAGTACTACAAAATCGTGAattcccatcccctcccacaTAAAACctttgaggaaaaaacccagcaccTGCAGGAGTTGTTCAGCAAGATTCCTTTCAACCAAGCCTTAGTCTTCTCAAATCTGCACAGCAG GGCTCAACATCTGGCTGAAATACTGACATCCAGAGGCTTCCCTGCCGAGTGCATTTCAG GCAACATGAATCAAAATCAGCGACTTGATGCCATGGCTAAATTAAAGCAATTCCACTGCAGAGTTCTGATTTCCACAGACTTG acGTCTCGTGGAATTGATGCTGAGAAGGTGAACCTGGTCATCAACCTGGACGTGCCCCTGGACTGGGAGACCTACATGCACCGCATCGGCCGCGCCGGGCGCTTcg GCACCTTGGGGCTGGCTGTGACCTACTGCTGCcgtggggaggaggagaacacCATGATGAAAATTGCTCAGAAGTGCAACCTGCAGCTTCTTCCTCTGCCAg AGCCAATCCCTCCTGGAATGATGGAGCAGCTTGAAGATGGGCAGGTAGAAGTTAAACCTGCAATACCCAGGGGTCCTGTACTGACCTGTGACACTGTGTGTCCTGAACCAGAGCAACCAGTGCTGCAGCCTGTCCAGAATGGCTTTCCAAACATACCTCAGCCTCCCTCTAACCTTCCAAGGGATAATTCTTCTGTAGAAAGGCCAAAAAAGACTCAGAAgcaaaaacagattaaaaagtGCACAAATCCTGCAAATGTAGAGAGAAATGGAGCCCCCCAAACTTCCAGCTGTCGCACAGAACAGAGGAATCAAGTCAAACCCATCTCCAGGATGGATGGACAGCACAGCACTCAGGCTCCAGATGAGGAGGCCTTAAAAAACAATCTTCCCAAAATTCCATGCTTGTCTTCTTTCAAAACCCAACTCACCAATCCCTGGAGCTTCTCGGATTTTGTTGAAGATTATGAGTATTTCATTAAAGAAGGGTCAGAGAGAGAGGTGGAGATTTTAAGAAGTTACTCAGGCCCAGGAGAGCAGCGTGGGCTGCCCAGAAATGGGGATGTGGAGTGGGAAGAGATGGAACATcacccagaggcagcagcagacgGGGCTGTGTCTGCTGACAGCGATGGCTCGGAGAGCTCCAGGGAGTCCTTTAACAGCAGGGCCACTCACTCGGGCTCTGAGGCCTTTCCAGGCACACAGGAGCCACGTGCTGTGCCCCCAgcacggcggggccgggccgctcTCTGTCCCACACCAGAGAAACCCCGGGAGCCATCCCACGGCCCAAGGCAAAACGGAGTGACAAAGAAAGTGCTGAAACAAAATGCTAAAcacaagaaaagccacaagCATCAACTCTCCAGTCCTGCCACGAGCAGAAGTGAGGAGGAgcggagctgcagctcctgggatgaTGCTCCACACGAGGGCTGGAGTTCTGAGGAGTACTGGAGGTGTTACTACGACGCCTGGCAGAGCTACTACGCAGCCATGTCTCACTACAGCAGGAGTTACTGGCAGTTCAGCTGCATCAGTGCCTACCACATCAACTCAGTCtatctccaggagctgctgagagaTGGGGATTGA